The stretch of DNA GGATTTAAGGGGGATTTTTAAAATAAATTGCACATTGCTTGCTCTAACTTATGTAACAATAATAAATGCTTTTGTATTAATAATTTCGGTGCAACATTTATAATGAAAACTAACTCGGAATCGAGTCGTACTGACCTTAAAGCTTTATCAGAGAAAGAAATGATCGGGTTTATTGGGGGCATCGGCCTGAAACCTTACAGGGCAAGGCAGATTCTTCACTGGATGTACAGGAAGCGTGTGACTTCTTTTGAAGAAATGACGGATTTGCCTAAATCATCCCGAAGGCTTCTTGAAGAAACTGCATTCTTAAGTAATTTAAAGCTTTTAAAAAGGCAGGTCTCAATTGATGGGACAGAGAAGTTTCTTTTTGGGCTCGATAATGGTAAAAGGATTGAGTGTGTTTTAATTCCAGATGAAGAAAGACTCACTCTATGCGTATCGAGTCAGGTCGGCTGTGCATTGGGATGTAAATTTTGTCTTACAGGGAAACTCGGCCTTAAAAGAAATCTAAAGGCTCTTGAGATTGTAGATCAGGTAATTTCAGTCCAGCGACTGATAGAGCCGCGTAAGATTACAAACATCGTCTTTATGGGTATGGGAGAACCACTGGCCAATTTTGATGAGGTAGTAGAGGCGCTTAAAAGGCTTGTCACAATGCTCGGTTTTTCCAGGAGGAAGATAACACTTTCTACATGTGGCATTCCCACAAAAATATTGCAATTGCCAGAGAAAGCCCCTGCCGTCAATTTAGCTGTATCCCTTAATGCGACCACTGATAAAATTAGAGATTCAATAATGCCTATAAACAGGATATACCCCATAAAAAAGCTTCTTGATGCCTGCAGGAACTTTCCTCTGCAGCCAGGA from Nitrospirota bacterium encodes:
- the rlmN gene encoding 23S rRNA (adenine(2503)-C(2))-methyltransferase RlmN is translated as MKTNSESSRTDLKALSEKEMIGFIGGIGLKPYRARQILHWMYRKRVTSFEEMTDLPKSSRRLLEETAFLSNLKLLKRQVSIDGTEKFLFGLDNGKRIECVLIPDEERLTLCVSSQVGCALGCKFCLTGKLGLKRNLKALEIVDQVISVQRLIEPRKITNIVFMGMGEPLANFDEVVEALKRLVTMLGFSRRKITLSTCGIPTKILQLPEKAPAVNLAVSLNATTDKIRDSIMPINRIYPIKKLLDACRNFPLQPGRIITFEYVLIDNINDTVEDAIRLAKLLKGMRCKINLIPFNPVPDCVSGRRPSDEKVLNFQKILIDKNMTVIIRKSKGADIGAACGQLEASYIKGQRHD